Genomic segment of Pseudomonas iranensis:
GTCGTGGACGGTGGAGGCAATCACCGTGGAAAAATCCAGCGCCGGATCAATTGGGTTCATTCGCCAAACGCCTTGCTTTTCAGCTTCTGATAACGCGCAAACCGCGCGTCGGTGTCGGGCATCAGGCCAACCAGTTTCAGGCAGGCCCGACATTCTTCCAGCTCCGCCGACGGCACACTGGTGTCGGTGCCGTGCAGCAGCGACTGGGCCAGATTCAGCGCGATACTGATGTTTTTCGGTTGCAGCTTGAGCGCCTTGCGGAACACCTCGCGAGCCTCGACCAGATTGCCGGTCTTGTACACGCGCACGCCCTGGCGGTTGAGATCGGCCGCAGCGTTGCTCGAGCTGAGAATGGTCGGATCGTCGGTGAGCTTGGCGATGTCTTTCATCACCGCCGGGTCATCACCGTAAATCTCCGCGCAGCTCTTGAGCATCGAAGTGCCCGCCTCGGCCTGACCGAGCATCTGCAACTGCTTGGCCACCAGCAATGCCGCCTCGGGGCTCATAAATTGCTCCATGCCATCAAGGCGCATCAGTGCTTGTTCGGTGAGCTTGTCGGCGGTTTCGGCGTCGTTGAGCAACAGGCTGGTGGCTTTCATCAGCCGCGCACGGATTTGCAGGCCGGGATCGCTCGGGTTCTCTTTGGCCACGGCACTGAGCGTAGTGTTGATCTCCAGCCGCGTGCGCGTGTCGAGGCCGCGATCGCTGCCCTTGCTGATCAGCGCGTGCGCCAGGCCGAGATTACTTTCCGGATCCTTGAAACGCGACTGCGCGCCCTGCGCTACCGCTTGGCGATAAGCACGCGAGGCGGTTTCGAAATCTTCGTTGGCCATGGCCAATTTGCCGAGCAAAGCTTGGCGGCGCACCGCCAGTGGCGACAGCCGGATCGCTTCTTCCAGCACCCGCTGCGCGCCTTTGCTGTCGCCTTCGGCCACCAGCACATCAGCCATGCCGTCATACAGCGCCGGCATCATCGGGAACACTTTCAAGGCCTTTTCATAGACCTCTTTGGCCTGCGAGACCTGCCCGCGTTTGAACAGCAACTTGCCCAATCCAGCGAAGGCCCACGGCAACGGACGGTCGGCAATAATGCCGTCGTAGAGTCGCTCCAGCGCTTCGTTCTGGTTCATGTCGCGCAGGGCGTCGGCGCGGTAACGCAGGCACAGCGGCGAATAGCGGATGTCCTGTTTGCACAACGCAATACAGGCATTGAGCACCTCGACCGGCTTACCGCGATCAAGGGCCTGCAGAATCGGTTTGAGCAAGGTCTTGCGTTGCTCCAGACGCTCAAGGCGCTGGGCCAGCCCGGAACGGTTGAACGGCTTGGTCAGGTACGCATCCGGCTCATGCTCCAGCGCACTGAGCACCATCGCCTGACTGGTTTCGGCGGTAACCATGACGAAAACGGCTTCGTGGCTGATGAGCTTTTCCGACATCAGGTCTTCGAGCACCTGCTGGCCGTTCTTCTTGCCGTCGCCGAGATGGAAATCCTGAAGAATGAAATCGTAGGATTTCTGCGAACACATCTTCAGCGCCTGCTCGCCAGTGTCGGCAGTATCGACATCCTTGACGCCGAGCTCACGCAACATCGAACGCACGGAACTGCGGAAATCGGAAAAATCATCGACGATCAGAAAGCTTTTTTGGTGATACGACGACATCGAGGATTTCCAGGCAATTGAAGAAAACGAACCGAGGCGATTTCAGGCGCGCAGATAATAGCTGGAGGCCATGCGCCATCAAGCGATTTCGCTGGAGTCTGAAGTCACCGTTCGGGTTATCGGCCAAAAATGCCGGGGCCTGAGGGTAGTGCTTCAAGAATGTTACTTTGAGTATTACTCTGCGCGCCTGCTCAAGGATTTCCACAAGGACTGAATCGTGTACATCAAGGGACGCTACATCCTGTCGGCCTTTTTGCTGCTGTTTATCCAGCCAATGAGTGCGGCGGCAATGGACTGCACCAAAGCCGCGAACGACGTGGAAAACACGATTTGCGCGAATAAACCGCTTTATGAGCTCGACGCGCAGATGGGCACGCTGTATCGCCAACTGATGACAACTGCCACAGCGACGCAACCTGAGCTCAAGCGCACCCAGCGCGCCTGGCTAAAAACCCGCAACGCCTGCGCAGACGATGTCGCTTGCCTGGATGGCAGCTACCGCCAGCGCCTGCAGGCATTACAGGCACAGTGGACGCAAGCCGCAATGTGGCAGCCGGACGCCGTGGATCTTCAGGCGATGAACGATCTGCAGGAAAGCATTCGTGCCGAGAGCAAAAACCACCCGGAATTTGCGCTGGAGCGCGCCTTGGCCGCACGGACTTTCGAGTCTTCGCAGACATCGTTCGCGGGCGATCCAGTCGACAGTTACGGCGAGCAAACCAACTTCCCCAAGTCCCGTCCCAAAGGCGTGAGCGAGGATGAGTGGCAAGCATTGAAAGGCTCAAGCATCGGAGGCGCCGCCGAGACCGGACGGACGTCGTACGCACTGCTGGATCTGGACAATGATGGCCAGCGCGACCTTATCGTCGACACATACGCAGGCGGCACCGGCTTGTTCACCTACGTGGAAACCTGGCGCCGAACGGGCGAGCGGTTTGTCAAAAGATCGGTCGAGCCGGAAAGTTCGCTGTTCTACACCAACGACCGTGGCGCCAATCAGGCAATCAGCTGGATCAGGCTTCACCACAGAATTTACGCCGCTTACCGAAACGGCGCCTATGGCGTCGATAATCTGTACCTGCTCAATCCGCTGAAGATCAACCGTCAGGTACCGACGGTGTCTGTGCGTTACGCTTACTCGCTGCAAGTGCCAACTACGCAACATAAAGAAGACGACACCAGCACCTATGAGCTCGAAGCGGATTTGCGCGCGGCACTCGACCACGCCATCACTCAGGCAATGAAAGTCGCATCGGGCTCAAACCCTGACGCGCCCCTTTGCCCCATTCCTCCGACGGGCGCCGGCGAAGACGATTACTACAGCTACGGTCCAGGGCACTACACCATCGAAAAGATCACCGATTTGCCGGTAATGATCGGCGGCGAATGCTACATCGGGGCGCTGATTGACTGGTTCGGCAGTTACAGCGAAAAGACTGGGTTATTCGCCCAACTGGCCGTGCGCAAGCCGGGCGTAGAGGCCAGCGGGACTACCTACGAAGTCTTCGGCCGTCGGCATGTAACCGAGGTCAGCGGAAGCCTTGGCAAAGTCGAAATCAACGACGACTGACCACCGATCATCACACCGGCAAAATAATCGGCACGCTCGCCGCTTCAGGAATGTCACAAGCTCAGACAAGGCGTTTGTCTTGCAAAAATGAAGGCAGATCCGCAAATGAGGTTTATTCTGCTCAATTACCTGCGCCCCCGGACGTCCGCGATACGCTTGTACCGCCACAAAAAAAGGCCGAAATGATGACCTCGAAAACCCCTGCCTCGCCCTCTGCGCCCGAGCGCAAGGATGTGACCCCCAGCCACCTGAATTTCCCGGTGGTGGGCATCGGCGCCTCGGCGGGCGGCCTGCAAGCGATCAAGCTGTTTTTCGAGCATATGCCGAAGGACAGCGGCATGGCGTTCGTGATCATTCTGCACCTCTCGCCCGATCACCAGAGCATCGCCGACCAGATCATTCAGGAATCGACGCGCATGCCGGTGCTGCAAGTGACGCAGCCGGTGCCGATCGAAAAGAACTGTGTGTACGTGATCTCGCCAACGCATTCGCTGTCGATGAACGACGGTTATCTGCGGGTCAGCACGGCCGGTTCGCCGCAGGTGCGCCACACGGCCATCGACCTGTTCTTCCGCGATCTGGCCGATGTGCATCGCGAGCGGGCTTTTTGCCTGGTGCTTTCAGGCACCGGTTCCGATGGTGCGGTGGGCTTGTCGCGAATCAAGGAACAGGGTGGCGTGACGCTGGTGCAAGTGCCGGAAGACGCCGAGTTCGACGGCATGCCGCGTGCCGCCATCGAGACGCGCATGGTCGATCTGATACTGCCAGTGGTCGAGATGCCGCAGAAACTGATGGAGCTCTGGCGCAACTCCCAGAACATCAAATTACCCAGCGCCAATGATCCCGACTTGAAAGCCTTGAAGCCTGCAAACGAACACGAGGCGTCGATCGCCGAACAACGCCTGCATGAAATCCTGTTGTACCTGCGCAGCAGCACCGGTCACGATTTCAAACACTACAAGCGCGCCACCGTGCTGCGCCGCATCGAGCGGCGCATGCAGGTCACCAGCCAGTCTGACCTCAGCGCTTACTACAACTACCTGCAAAATACCCCGGAAGAAGCCAAGGCCTTGCTCGGCGACATGCTGATCGGCGTGACCAACTTCTTCCGTGACCGCGAAGCCTTCGAAGCCCTTGAGCGCGATGTGCTGCCGCAACTGGTGCAATCGGTTGCCGACTCGTCGGAAAAAGAAGAACTGCGCATCTGGTCTGCCGGTTGCTCGACCGGCGAGGAAGCCTACAGCCTGGCGATCCTGCTCGACGATCAGATGCAGGTACAAAGCAGCAAGGCCAACCTGCAAGTGTTCGCCACCGATATCGACGAACGTGCGATCACCACCGGCCGCGCCGGCACCTACCCGCAAGCCATCGTTACCGACGTACCGCCAACCCGCTTGCGACATTATTTCGTCAAGGACAATGAGCATTACCGGATTCGCAAGGAAATCCGCGAGAAAGTGCTGTTCGCCAAGCACAGCCTGTTGTCCGATCCGCCGTTCTCGCAAATCGACCTGATCGTTTGCCGCAATCTGCTGATTTACCTGGATCGCGAGGTGCAGCGGGAAATCCTGCAGATGTTCCACTTCGCCCTGCGACCGGGTGGTTTCCTGTTTCTCGGCACCTCGGAAAGCGCCGATGCCTGCCATGAACTGTTCGCGCCAGTGGACAAGCGCAACCGCATCTTCCGCGCCAAGACCGGTACCGCGAACAGCCGCCGCACCCCGACCATGCCGCGTGGCGGTTACATGCGCACCAGCGTTTCCCGACCGCCATCGAAAGCCATCGAGCCCGTCAAGCTGTCGTTTGCCGATATCCACCGCCGCGCCATAGAACGCTTCGCCCCGCCGAGCATTATCGTCGACACCAATGCCGATATCCTTCACATGAGCGAAGCCGCCGGGCGCTTCCTGCGGCATGTCGGCGGCGAGCTGTCACGCAACTTGCTGACGCTGATCCTGCCGGAGTTGCGCCTGGAAATCCGCACGACGCTGTTCCAGGTGCAGCAAAGCAACCTCACCGTGCGCTCGCGTGAAGTGCTGCTCAAGCGCGAGGAGCGCCAATACCGCATCACGCTGATTGCGCAGCCGTACAAGGACGACGACTTGGACAGCGAGTGCGTGCTGGTGACCTTCGATGAAACGGAGATCGACGCGCACGAGCATGCGCTGACCACCGTGCTGCAGACTGAAAGCCAAGTGCTCTCCAACCTCGAACGTGAGCTGCAACGCACCAAATTGCATTTGCAGGACACCATCGAACAGTCGGAAATCTCCAGCGAAGAGCTCAAGGCTTCCAACGAGGAGATGCAGGCGATCAACGAAGAACTGCGCTCGGCCACAGAAGAGCTCGAGACCAGCAAGGAGGAGTTGCAGTCAATCAATGAAGAGCTGTTGACGGTCAACTACGAGCTGAAGACCAAAGTCGAAGAAACCGACAAGATCAACGATTATCTGACTAATCTGATCGCTTCTACCGACATTGCTACGGTGTTCGTCGATCGCAGCATGCGCATCAAATGGTTCACGCCGCGCGCCACCGACATCTTCAGCATGTTGCCGGTAGACACCGGCCGTTCACTGCTGGATATCACCCATCGCCTGAATTACCCGGCGATGACCGAGGACGCGGCGCAAGTGTTCGAATCGCTGAACATGATCGAACGCGAGGTCAACAGTACCGATAACCGCTGGTACATCGCCCGCTTGCTGCCTTATCGCTCCAGCGAAGACCACATCGACGGCACCGTGTTGACCTTCATCGACATCAGCAAACGCCGCGAAGCCGAGGAAGAGCTGCGCCTGGGCGAAGAACGCATGCGTCTGGTCGCTGAGAGTACGCGTGATTACGCGATTATCATCCTCGATGAAATGGGTGCGATCACCAGTTGGAACACAGGCGCTGAACTGATCTTTGGCCACAGCAAAAACGAGGCCGAAGGTCAGTACTACGATTTCATCTTCACAGCCGAAGATCGAGCTGCCGGCATGGCTGAAAGTGAATTGTCCACCGCCCGCCAGCACGGGCGCTCGGAGGATGAGCGCTGGCATGTGCGCAAGGATGGCAGCCGATTCTTCTGCAGCGGCGAGGTCACCAGGCTCAGCGGCGACCGCTTGCAGGGCTATGTAAAAATCGCCCGCGACCTGACCGGACACAAGCGCCAGCAGGATGAACAGAGCAAGGAACTGGCGCAGACGCGCAATACCGTGTCCCTGCGTGATGAGTTCTTCGCGGTCATGTCCCATGAACTCAAGCACCCGCTCAACCTGATCCAGCTCAACGCCGAACTGCTGCGGCGCCTGCCGATGATCCGTACTGCCGGCCCGGCGACCAAAGCGGTCAATACCATCTGCGATGCCGTCAACAGCCAGGCGCGGATCATCGACGACTTGCTCGACGTGGCTCGCGTACGCACCGGCAAGCTCAAGCTGCAACTGGCCCGCGTCGACCTGAGCGCTGTGCTGCGTGACATCCACACGGTCGTGCTGAATGAACAGCATGCCACGCGGATCGATCTGCAATTGCCTGAAGCACCGTTGATCATTCATGCCGACCCGACACGGGTCGAGCAGATCATCTGGAATCTGGTCAACAATGCCTTGAAGTTCACACCACCGAGCGGGCGCATTGAGTTGATCGCCAGCAAGAGCGGGAAAATGGCGCAACTGGACGTCAAGGATAACGGCGTCGGCATCGCTGCGGAAAACCTCGAACATGTCTTCGATCTGTTCGGCCAGGCGGAAAAACAGCACACCAACCATCAACGTGAAGGCTTGGGCATCGGCCTGTCACTGGTGCGGCAACTGACCGAAGCCCAGCACGGCACGGTGAAGGTTGCTTCGCCGGGGCTGGGCGCCGGTTGTACCTTTACCGTTCGCCTGCCGCTGTCGACTGATGTCGAAGAAACCGCTGCAACAGCCGAGGTTGAACCGGTTTCCGGCAAGCTCGATGGCTTGAGCATTCTGCTGGTCGACGACTCGCCGGAAGTGCTGGAGACCTTGAAGCTGCTGCTGGAGATGGAAGACGCCGACGTAACGGCCTTCGATCATCCGGTGGCAGCGCTGAAAGCCGCTGAGAGCACGCGCTTCGATCTGATCATCTCCGACCTCGGCATGCCGGTCATGACCGGCTATGAACTGATGGCTGCCCTGCGCAAGCTGCCGCTGGTGAAAAACGTACCGGCGATCGCCCTCACCGGGTATGGCACTCAGGGCGACATGCAGAAGTCCCGTGAAGCCGGGTTCGATCAGCATCTGGGTAAACCGGTGGCGTACGACGACCTGATTGAAACCATCGAGGCGTTGCGCCGTTCGGAGTTGCTGTAAAGCTCGCCAGCGCTCCAACGCAAAAAGCCCCGCCGCACGAGTAAGTGCGACGGGGCTTTTTGTTTTTTGAAGAGGTGGTGTCCCAGGCGGGGTTCGAACCTGCAACCTTCCCCTTAGGAGGGGGATGCTCTATCCAATTGAGCTACTGAGACACTGATTGACGCGGGCTGTATGCGGCGCGACAGACGGCGTGCATGTTAACGGCCAGCCCCTGTTTTGTCATGTCGTCCGTAGGGCTTTTTAAGTGTAGGCAAGCGCCCTGGAAGATTGCGGGAACTTTTACCGGGCAATTTGCACTGCGCGGAAATGCGGTCATTGCAGATTGCAATCAGCGTCGCCGGAAAAAACATACCAACCCCTTGTTTTTAAAGGACTTATCAGCCGTTACACTGTTGGCACGGCGACTGCTATGCCTGTTCTATCAAAAAGAACAATTTGGAGCGTCGTGCCATGAACAGCACCCTCTTGCTTGCAAACGCAGCGGCTCTGGCTGTCTTGCTCGGATCACATTTTTTTCCCAAGGCTGACGTTGAGCAGCCAGTGGCGCAGCGCATGCCGCATTACTTGCAAGTGCAGAAAGCGCCGCAGTGGGCCGTGTTGAGTGATCGCAGCGACGCTTCTACACAAATGGTCAGCGAGCCTGAGCTAGCCTCGGCGCCAACCACCGAACGTCTGGTTTTTTGAAATATCTTCAGGAGTACAACATGTCCAAATCAGCGACGGGATTTCTGATCCTCGCTTTACTGAGTGGCGTTACCCATCTGGCGCTGTTCGAGGAGACGGAAGTCACCTTGCCTCTGGTTGGCTGTGGCGTGTTTGCGGTGCTGTTTGTGCTGGCGCTGATTGCAGGGCGCAAGATCAAGTTCGATCCGGTTCTGCGTTGAGCCGAACCAACTCCAATAACGAAGAGACCGCGATAGCAAGGTCAACAGAGTTGTCGATCTGATGAACGGGGCTGTCGCTGGATCTTCGGTCTTTGAACAACGCATTGCGAGCCAGCCTCGCATCGATTTGCTCAGGGGTTTCCCGACCACGGCTGAGCAAGCGCTTGCGCAGGACCTCATCGTTGACTGTCAGCAGAATCGGCACCAGGGTTGGATACTTCTCCATTGCTTGACGCAGGTTCGCTCTTGACCCGTTAACCAGTACGTGCCGGCCCGCTTGCAACCATTCATCCATTTCCCTTGGAATGCCGTAGGAGAGGCCGTTGGCTTGCCAGGCCAAGGAGAAAGCGCCGGCGTGCTGTCGCCGTTCGAATTCTTCAGGCGTCACGCCAATTGCATCTTCGCCGACGGACTCCGCCGAGCGGGTAATCACCCGACGCATTACTTCACAGTTCAACGCCCGCAGTGGCTCACGCGATGCATCGATCAGGCTGTCCTTGCCCGAACCGGACGGCCCCATCAGGTAAAAAAGCTTGCCATCCATCCCGAAAACGCCCTCCCACGGGTCCTGCCTCTAGTAAATCGGCAAATTGCCACTATCCTGTACACATTAGGGATCAAGAATAGCGAGCCGCATAGCATGCACGTTCTGAAGTCTTCGGGCATCAACGGATATGCATTCGAAAGCGGGCAGCGATACGCAAGGATGGAAAGTTTTCCAACCAGTCCGCATTTCTGACAACTGGTGCTGGCATTACGCCTTTACCCGGCTCAATATTTGTCACAGAATTGACGCCAATGATCTGGCAATTTTGAGGCATGATGCCGGCCTCTTAACAATTCAGGTTGAACCAATTGGTCCGGATGCTTGTCCTACCACACATCCTGCGGCCAATCCCGAGAACCGCTCCCCTGAACTAACCGGTTAAATATATGCGCCCATTGAAACAGGCAATTTATTCCAGCCGTACGGCTGACAAGTTTGTCGTACGTCTGCCAGACGGAATGCGTGAACGCATTGCCGAGGTGGCTCGCAATCATCATCGCAGCATGAACTCCGAGATCATTGCGCGCCTTGAGCAGAGTCTTATTCAGGAAGGCGCACTGGGCGAAGAGCTGAGCATGCGCCTGGACAGCCCGGAGCTGTCGCTGCACGAGCGCGAGCTGTTGCAACGCTTCCGTCAGCTGTCGCACCGTCAGCAGAACGCCCTGGTGTCGCTGATCGCACACGACGCAGAAATGGCCGCAGACGCGTCCTGAGTTATACCGAACATATTGAAGCCAGCATGATTGCTGGCTTTTTTTTGCCCGCAATATGACAGATGGCCGCTTGGCAATTGAGTGTGGCAGGCACAAAAAAGCCCGTCGATTTGACGGGCTTTTCATTGCACAAGGTCAGAGCAGGAAGATTGTTGCCAATCCGAGGAAGATGAAGAAGCCACCGCTGTCGGTCATTGCCGTGATCATCACACTGGCGCCCATCGCCGGATCGCGGCCCATTTTCGCCAGCGTCATAGGGATCAACACGCCCATCAACGCCGCCAGCAACAGATTGAGCGTCATCGCCGCCGTCATGACCACGCCGAGTGACCAACTGCCGTAGAGCATGTACGCGACCACACCGATCACCCCGCCCCAGACCAGACCGTTGATCAAACCGACCGCCAGCTCTTTGCGCATCAAGCGCGAGGTGTTGCCGGTGCTGACCTGATCCAGCGCCATGGCGCGCACGATCATGGTGATGGTCTGGTTACCGGAGTTGCCACCGATACCCGCGACGATCGGCATGAGCGCCGCCAGTGCCACGAGCTTCTCGATCGAACCTTCGAACAGACCGATCACCCGCGATGCGACAAATGCAGTGATCAGGTTCACCGCCAGCCACGCCCAACGGTTACGCAGGGATTTCCACACCGAGGCGAAGATATCTTCCTCTTCGCGCAGACCGGCCATGTTAAGGACTTCGCTTTCGCTTTCCTCACGGATCAGGTCGACCATTTCGTCGATGGTCAGACGGCCGATCAGTTTGCCGTTCTTGTCGACCACCGGCGCCGAGATCAAGTCGTAACGCTCGAATGCCTGAGCGGCGTCGTAGGCATCTTCGTCCGGGTGGAAACTCACCGGATCGCTGGCCATCACTTCGGCTACCTGCTTCTCCGGATCGTTGACCAGCAGGCGCTTGATCGGCAGCACGCCCTTGAGCACGCCGTCGTAATCGACCACGAACAGTTTGTCGGTGTGACCGGGAAGCTCTTTGAGGCGACGCAGGTAACGCAGAACCACTTCAAGGCTGACGTCCTCACGGATCGTCACCATCTCGAAGTCCATCAGCGCTCCGACCTGATCCTCGTCATAGGAGAGGGCCGAGCGCACGCGTTCGCGCTGCTGGTTATCCAGACTTTCCATCAGCTCATGGACAACGTCGCGCGGCAGCTCGGAGGCCAGGTCAGCGAGTTCGTCGGCGTCCATGTCCTTGGCCGCAGCCAAGAGCTCGTGATCGTCCATGTCGGCGATCAGCGTCTCACGGACGGAATCGGATACTTCAAGAAGAATGTCGCCGTCGCGATCGGCCTTGACCAGTTGCCAGAGCGTCAGACGATCGTCCAGCGGCAAGGCTTCGAGAATGTAGGCGACGTCGGCGGAGTGCAGATCATCGAGCTTGCGTTGCAGCTCGACGAGGTTTTGCCGGTGAACCAGGTTTTCCACGCGGTCGTGGTGCGGACCTTCCTGGCGATGAGTCAGGTCTTCAACGACACGTTGGCGCTGCAGCAACTCGACGACCTGAGCCAGGCGGTCCTGCAGGCTTTCCTGTGTTTTCTTTACTTCGATTTCGGACATAGGCGAACTCCACTCCCAGCAGCGGGGCACGCCGGAAGGATCAATCAGTCAATTCATGATTGGTGAAACGGTTTACTGAACAACTACTGGGTAAGTCCATGGAGGTTTTCCATAAGCCCCGGCGGGGCTGACGGGCGCAATGATACACGCCTGACGGTTTAAAACGTTGAAAAAATCACGGCTGAAACAAGCGCTTGCGAAACAAACCTGAGCACCTGCCTGACCCGTGCAAATGCGACGACTCATCTTGAAAAGAAAACACACCGGCAATGCAAAAAGCAGCGACTACCCTTGAGCTTAGATCGTCATGGAGGACATCGAATGCCGGCAAAACCCGCGCTATATCTACTGACCGCCCTGCTCCACTTCACGCCTGCCAACGCCACCACACTTCATCGTTGCCAGGCCGGTGACGGCAGCGTCACATTCACGTCGATGAGCTGCGCAACCGGGGAGCAGCTCTCAATTCAGGAGGTTCATCCCTACTCACCTGGCTGGGTCGCAATCATGCCGGAGTTCAATCACGAAGCTGTTTCCGGCATGAAAGACAGCGGGCGCGAACCGGGCATCGTCGGCGGCACCGAACACAAATGTGGAAACCTGATCGATAACAGGCAGCGGCGCGAAGCGATCATCAATCGGCGAGTGATTGCCGGCATGAGCCAGCGGGACGTCGAAAGCGCACTGGGCAAGCCCGACAAGATCAACACGCGCACATCGACAACGAGCTATCGTTACGACCTCAAGCGAGGCC
This window contains:
- a CDS encoding tetratricopeptide repeat-containing response regulator; the protein is MSSYHQKSFLIVDDFSDFRSSVRSMLRELGVKDVDTADTGEQALKMCSQKSYDFILQDFHLGDGKKNGQQVLEDLMSEKLISHEAVFVMVTAETSQAMVLSALEHEPDAYLTKPFNRSGLAQRLERLEQRKTLLKPILQALDRGKPVEVLNACIALCKQDIRYSPLCLRYRADALRDMNQNEALERLYDGIIADRPLPWAFAGLGKLLFKRGQVSQAKEVYEKALKVFPMMPALYDGMADVLVAEGDSKGAQRVLEEAIRLSPLAVRRQALLGKLAMANEDFETASRAYRQAVAQGAQSRFKDPESNLGLAHALISKGSDRGLDTRTRLEINTTLSAVAKENPSDPGLQIRARLMKATSLLLNDAETADKLTEQALMRLDGMEQFMSPEAALLVAKQLQMLGQAEAGTSMLKSCAEIYGDDPAVMKDIAKLTDDPTILSSSNAAADLNRQGVRVYKTGNLVEAREVFRKALKLQPKNISIALNLAQSLLHGTDTSVPSAELEECRACLKLVGLMPDTDARFARYQKLKSKAFGE
- a CDS encoding lysozyme inhibitor LprI family protein; translated protein: MYIKGRYILSAFLLLFIQPMSAAAMDCTKAANDVENTICANKPLYELDAQMGTLYRQLMTTATATQPELKRTQRAWLKTRNACADDVACLDGSYRQRLQALQAQWTQAAMWQPDAVDLQAMNDLQESIRAESKNHPEFALERALAARTFESSQTSFAGDPVDSYGEQTNFPKSRPKGVSEDEWQALKGSSIGGAAETGRTSYALLDLDNDGQRDLIVDTYAGGTGLFTYVETWRRTGERFVKRSVEPESSLFYTNDRGANQAISWIRLHHRIYAAYRNGAYGVDNLYLLNPLKINRQVPTVSVRYAYSLQVPTTQHKEDDTSTYELEADLRAALDHAITQAMKVASGSNPDAPLCPIPPTGAGEDDYYSYGPGHYTIEKITDLPVMIGGECYIGALIDWFGSYSEKTGLFAQLAVRKPGVEASGTTYEVFGRRHVTEVSGSLGKVEINDD
- a CDS encoding CheR family methyltransferase, which encodes MTSKTPASPSAPERKDVTPSHLNFPVVGIGASAGGLQAIKLFFEHMPKDSGMAFVIILHLSPDHQSIADQIIQESTRMPVLQVTQPVPIEKNCVYVISPTHSLSMNDGYLRVSTAGSPQVRHTAIDLFFRDLADVHRERAFCLVLSGTGSDGAVGLSRIKEQGGVTLVQVPEDAEFDGMPRAAIETRMVDLILPVVEMPQKLMELWRNSQNIKLPSANDPDLKALKPANEHEASIAEQRLHEILLYLRSSTGHDFKHYKRATVLRRIERRMQVTSQSDLSAYYNYLQNTPEEAKALLGDMLIGVTNFFRDREAFEALERDVLPQLVQSVADSSEKEELRIWSAGCSTGEEAYSLAILLDDQMQVQSSKANLQVFATDIDERAITTGRAGTYPQAIVTDVPPTRLRHYFVKDNEHYRIRKEIREKVLFAKHSLLSDPPFSQIDLIVCRNLLIYLDREVQREILQMFHFALRPGGFLFLGTSESADACHELFAPVDKRNRIFRAKTGTANSRRTPTMPRGGYMRTSVSRPPSKAIEPVKLSFADIHRRAIERFAPPSIIVDTNADILHMSEAAGRFLRHVGGELSRNLLTLILPELRLEIRTTLFQVQQSNLTVRSREVLLKREERQYRITLIAQPYKDDDLDSECVLVTFDETEIDAHEHALTTVLQTESQVLSNLERELQRTKLHLQDTIEQSEISSEELKASNEEMQAINEELRSATEELETSKEELQSINEELLTVNYELKTKVEETDKINDYLTNLIASTDIATVFVDRSMRIKWFTPRATDIFSMLPVDTGRSLLDITHRLNYPAMTEDAAQVFESLNMIEREVNSTDNRWYIARLLPYRSSEDHIDGTVLTFIDISKRREAEEELRLGEERMRLVAESTRDYAIIILDEMGAITSWNTGAELIFGHSKNEAEGQYYDFIFTAEDRAAGMAESELSTARQHGRSEDERWHVRKDGSRFFCSGEVTRLSGDRLQGYVKIARDLTGHKRQQDEQSKELAQTRNTVSLRDEFFAVMSHELKHPLNLIQLNAELLRRLPMIRTAGPATKAVNTICDAVNSQARIIDDLLDVARVRTGKLKLQLARVDLSAVLRDIHTVVLNEQHATRIDLQLPEAPLIIHADPTRVEQIIWNLVNNALKFTPPSGRIELIASKSGKMAQLDVKDNGVGIAAENLEHVFDLFGQAEKQHTNHQREGLGIGLSLVRQLTEAQHGTVKVASPGLGAGCTFTVRLPLSTDVEETAATAEVEPVSGKLDGLSILLVDDSPEVLETLKLLLEMEDADVTAFDHPVAALKAAESTRFDLIISDLGMPVMTGYELMAALRKLPLVKNVPAIALTGYGTQGDMQKSREAGFDQHLGKPVAYDDLIETIEALRRSELL
- a CDS encoding PA3371 family protein, coding for MSKSATGFLILALLSGVTHLALFEETEVTLPLVGCGVFAVLFVLALIAGRKIKFDPVLR
- the phnN gene encoding phosphonate metabolism protein/1,5-bisphosphokinase (PRPP-forming) PhnN, translated to MDGKLFYLMGPSGSGKDSLIDASREPLRALNCEVMRRVITRSAESVGEDAIGVTPEEFERRQHAGAFSLAWQANGLSYGIPREMDEWLQAGRHVLVNGSRANLRQAMEKYPTLVPILLTVNDEVLRKRLLSRGRETPEQIDARLARNALFKDRRSSDSPVHQIDNSVDLAIAVSSLLELVRLNAEPDRT
- a CDS encoding Arc family DNA-binding protein; translated protein: MRPLKQAIYSSRTADKFVVRLPDGMRERIAEVARNHHRSMNSEIIARLEQSLIQEGALGEELSMRLDSPELSLHERELLQRFRQLSHRQQNALVSLIAHDAEMAADAS
- the mgtE gene encoding magnesium transporter yields the protein MSEIEVKKTQESLQDRLAQVVELLQRQRVVEDLTHRQEGPHHDRVENLVHRQNLVELQRKLDDLHSADVAYILEALPLDDRLTLWQLVKADRDGDILLEVSDSVRETLIADMDDHELLAAAKDMDADELADLASELPRDVVHELMESLDNQQRERVRSALSYDEDQVGALMDFEMVTIREDVSLEVVLRYLRRLKELPGHTDKLFVVDYDGVLKGVLPIKRLLVNDPEKQVAEVMASDPVSFHPDEDAYDAAQAFERYDLISAPVVDKNGKLIGRLTIDEMVDLIREESESEVLNMAGLREEEDIFASVWKSLRNRWAWLAVNLITAFVASRVIGLFEGSIEKLVALAALMPIVAGIGGNSGNQTITMIVRAMALDQVSTGNTSRLMRKELAVGLINGLVWGGVIGVVAYMLYGSWSLGVVMTAAMTLNLLLAALMGVLIPMTLAKMGRDPAMGASVMITAMTDSGGFFIFLGLATIFLL
- a CDS encoding cell envelope protein SmpA, coding for MPAKPALYLLTALLHFTPANATTLHRCQAGDGSVTFTSMSCATGEQLSIQEVHPYSPGWVAIMPEFNHEAVSGMKDSGREPGIVGGTEHKCGNLIDNRQRREAIINRRVIAGMSQRDVESALGKPDKINTRTSTTSYRYDLKRGRSAQIDFDERGCVKGKAKSRTAKSPR